In Spirochaeta thermophila DSM 6578, the following proteins share a genomic window:
- the thrS gene encoding threonine--tRNA ligase, translated as MGAPDIERIRHSAAHIMADAVLRLFPEAKFAIGPAIDTGFYYDFDLPRSLTPEDLEKIEELMRKTIEEDLPFKREVISREEARELFKDQPYKLEILEEIPEGEEVSIYRHGTFVDLCRGPHVERTGQINPDAVKLLSIAGAYWRGDERRPMLQRIYGTAWHTPKELRQYLEHLKEVEKRDHRRLGKELDLFSVHEEAGPGLIYWHPKGARIRLEIENFWREQHLARGYEVLYTPHIGKAWLWETSGHLSFYKENMYAPMEVDKSDYYIKPMNCPFHIMIYKTRLRSYRELPLRWAELGTVYRYERSGVLHGLLRVRGFTQDDAHIFCTPEQIEDEILETLRFSLFMWKTFGFSDVKAYLSTRPDKSVGEPERWEQATESLRKAIEREGLDYEVDEGGGAFYGPKIDIKVRDALGREWQTSTIQFDFNLPERFDITYVDADGREKRPYMVHRALLGSLERFFGILVEHYGGAFPVWLAPVQVVVIPVSDVFAGYAQEVVRALREAGVRAEADLSADRMNAKIRKAQQEKIPYAVIVGQREQEGRTVSVRVRGGEQRNGVALGDFVEDVARRVHERSLEL; from the coding sequence ATGGGCGCACCCGATATAGAGAGGATTCGTCACTCTGCCGCGCACATCATGGCCGATGCGGTGCTCAGGCTCTTCCCGGAGGCAAAGTTCGCCATAGGGCCTGCGATCGATACCGGGTTCTACTACGATTTCGATCTTCCCCGTTCGCTCACGCCCGAGGATCTGGAGAAGATCGAGGAGCTCATGCGCAAGACCATCGAGGAGGACCTTCCTTTCAAGCGCGAGGTGATCTCCAGAGAGGAGGCGCGCGAGCTCTTCAAGGATCAGCCGTACAAGCTCGAGATCCTGGAGGAGATCCCCGAAGGGGAAGAGGTCTCCATCTACCGGCACGGTACCTTCGTGGATCTGTGCCGGGGCCCGCATGTGGAGCGGACCGGCCAGATCAACCCCGATGCGGTGAAGCTCCTCTCCATCGCCGGTGCCTACTGGCGTGGGGATGAACGACGGCCCATGCTCCAGCGGATCTACGGGACGGCATGGCACACGCCCAAGGAGCTCCGTCAGTACCTCGAACACCTCAAGGAGGTGGAGAAGCGCGACCACCGCAGGCTCGGCAAGGAACTCGATCTCTTCTCGGTGCACGAGGAGGCGGGTCCCGGCCTCATCTATTGGCACCCCAAGGGGGCCCGGATCCGCCTCGAGATAGAGAACTTCTGGAGGGAGCAGCACCTTGCGCGGGGCTACGAGGTCCTCTACACCCCCCACATCGGCAAGGCGTGGCTCTGGGAGACCTCGGGGCACCTTTCGTTCTACAAGGAGAACATGTACGCCCCCATGGAGGTGGACAAGAGCGACTACTACATCAAGCCCATGAACTGTCCCTTCCACATCATGATCTACAAGACCAGGCTCAGGTCGTACAGGGAGCTCCCCCTCAGGTGGGCGGAGCTCGGCACGGTCTACCGGTATGAGCGATCGGGTGTGCTCCACGGGCTCCTGCGGGTGAGGGGGTTCACCCAGGACGATGCGCACATCTTCTGTACACCCGAACAGATAGAGGACGAGATCCTGGAGACCCTCAGGTTCTCGCTCTTCATGTGGAAGACCTTCGGCTTCTCCGATGTGAAGGCCTACCTCTCCACCCGACCGGATAAGAGCGTGGGCGAGCCTGAGCGGTGGGAGCAGGCCACCGAGTCGCTGAGAAAGGCGATCGAGCGCGAGGGGCTCGACTACGAGGTGGACGAGGGGGGCGGTGCCTTCTACGGCCCGAAGATCGATATCAAGGTGAGGGACGCGCTGGGGAGGGAGTGGCAGACCTCCACGATCCAGTTCGACTTCAACCTCCCGGAGCGGTTCGATATCACCTACGTGGATGCCGACGGGAGGGAGAAGCGGCCCTACATGGTGCACCGGGCGCTCCTGGGTTCGCTCGAGCGGTTCTTCGGGATCCTCGTCGAGCACTACGGAGGGGCGTTCCCGGTGTGGCTCGCCCCTGTGCAGGTGGTGGTGATCCCGGTCTCGGATGTGTTCGCCGGGTATGCGCAGGAGGTGGTGAGGGCGCTGCGGGAGGCGGGGGTGCGGGCGGAGGCGGACCTCTCGGCGGACCGCATGAACGCCAAGATCCGCAAGGCCCAGCAGGAGAAGATCCCCTACGCGGTGATCGTGGGGCAGCGGGAGCAGGAGGGGCGGACGGTCTCGGTGCGGGTGAGGGGAGGGGAGCAGAGGAACGGGGTGGCGCTGGGGGATTTCGTGGAGGATGTGGCGCGCAGGGTGCACGAGAGGAGTCTGGAACTGTGA
- a CDS encoding NAD(P)-dependent oxidoreductase, translated as MKIGFIGLGSLGSAIAGRLASCGHELLVWNRTREKAEASGFPVADSPADLVSRSEVVCLCLFDSTAVRDVLSREDGICSVDLSGKVVVDFTTNHYKEVTSFYDLCRARGGEYLESPVLGSVVPASKGELTVVVSGNEDAFKRVEAPLLSCIGRHIFYLGEPGLASKMKVVNNLTLGVFMAAIAEALAVGEAAGISRQTVLDILSVGGGESLVLRAKKDRLVKEDFSPHFSNALIYKDLHCLEDLAYELKKSVPTAAAAKELFAQTFTRGCAHEDFCAVWKVVR; from the coding sequence ATGAAGATAGGATTCATCGGGCTCGGCTCACTGGGCTCCGCCATCGCCGGGAGGCTCGCCTCGTGCGGTCACGAGCTCCTCGTGTGGAACCGTACCAGGGAGAAGGCCGAGGCCTCCGGATTCCCGGTCGCTGATTCCCCTGCGGACCTCGTCTCGCGGAGCGAGGTGGTGTGCCTCTGCCTCTTCGACAGCACGGCGGTGAGGGATGTGTTGTCGAGGGAGGACGGGATCTGCAGCGTCGATCTCTCGGGCAAGGTGGTCGTGGACTTCACCACCAACCACTACAAGGAGGTGACCTCCTTCTACGACCTCTGTCGTGCCCGTGGTGGGGAATACCTGGAGTCTCCGGTCCTTGGCTCGGTGGTACCGGCCTCCAAGGGGGAGCTCACCGTGGTGGTGAGCGGAAATGAGGATGCCTTCAAACGGGTGGAGGCTCCCCTCCTCTCCTGTATAGGCAGGCACATCTTCTATCTCGGTGAACCCGGTCTTGCGAGCAAGATGAAGGTGGTGAACAACCTCACCCTGGGGGTGTTCATGGCGGCCATTGCCGAGGCCTTGGCCGTGGGAGAGGCTGCGGGTATCTCCCGGCAGACGGTCCTCGACATCCTGTCGGTAGGAGGTGGTGAATCGCTCGTACTCCGGGCGAAGAAGGATCGGCTCGTGAAGGAGGATTTTTCCCCCCACTTCTCCAACGCGCTCATCTACAAAGACCTGCACTGCCTCGAGGACCTCGCGTACGAGCTCAAGAAGAGCGTGCCCACCGCCGCGGCGGCGAAGGAGCTCTTCGCCCAGACCTTCACACGCGGGTGCGCGCACGAGGACTTCTGCGCCGTGTGGAAGGTGGTGAGGTGA
- a CDS encoding RtcB family protein, translated as MELVRESTYRYVIPPHEEMRVPAVVYTTEDLLPLLTKDEALRQLANVARLPGVVRCAVGMPDMHQGYAFPIGTVAAFDIEEGVVSPGGVGFDINCGVRVIRTSLTAPEVKRVLEEIGNILFATVPAGLGSRGLEKFSHKEARRAMKKGLGWALEKGMAVEEDLEATEEEGCLRDADPQLVSDEALDRGREEFGTLGSGNHFLEIDVVEKVFDPQKAKALGLFEGQVVIWIHTGSRGLGHQIAMDYMEKMRPRMESYGIPLFERDFVSLPVKAPQSQAYLGAMAAAANFAWVNRQLITHRVREAFSRVFRRPWDELGLFLLYDVAHNIAKYEVYEVDGAERMFLVHRKGATRAFPAGHPALRGIFREVGQPILLPGDMKRGSYVLLGTDRALKESFGSVAHGAGRQMSRHAAKKAFGFKEMQEDLAREEIRLYAVDRRRAQEEAPGAYKDVDAVVKPLVGEGLAVPVVRTRPLLVIKG; from the coding sequence ATGGAGCTCGTGCGCGAGAGCACCTATCGCTACGTGATCCCCCCTCATGAGGAGATGCGGGTGCCGGCCGTGGTGTATACCACCGAGGACCTTCTCCCCCTCCTCACGAAGGACGAGGCCCTGAGGCAGCTTGCCAATGTGGCGCGGCTCCCCGGGGTGGTGCGGTGTGCCGTGGGCATGCCCGACATGCACCAGGGGTACGCCTTCCCCATCGGCACGGTGGCGGCCTTCGACATAGAGGAGGGCGTGGTCTCACCCGGCGGGGTAGGGTTCGACATCAACTGTGGGGTGAGGGTCATCCGCACCTCCCTCACCGCCCCCGAGGTGAAGCGGGTCCTCGAGGAGATCGGGAACATCCTCTTCGCCACCGTCCCTGCAGGCCTTGGGTCCCGGGGGCTCGAGAAGTTCTCGCACAAGGAGGCCCGGCGTGCCATGAAGAAGGGGCTCGGATGGGCCCTGGAGAAGGGCATGGCGGTCGAGGAGGACCTCGAGGCCACCGAGGAGGAGGGGTGCCTCAGGGACGCCGATCCCCAGCTGGTGAGCGACGAGGCCCTCGACAGGGGCCGGGAGGAGTTCGGCACCCTGGGGAGCGGCAATCACTTCCTCGAGATCGACGTGGTGGAGAAGGTCTTCGATCCCCAGAAGGCGAAGGCGCTTGGGCTCTTCGAGGGGCAGGTGGTCATCTGGATCCACACCGGCTCGCGGGGCCTCGGTCACCAGATCGCCATGGACTACATGGAGAAGATGCGGCCCAGGATGGAGTCCTACGGGATCCCCCTCTTCGAGCGCGACTTCGTGAGCCTTCCGGTGAAGGCCCCCCAGTCCCAGGCCTACCTCGGCGCCATGGCAGCGGCCGCCAACTTCGCCTGGGTGAACCGGCAGCTCATCACTCACCGGGTGCGGGAGGCCTTCTCCCGGGTCTTCCGCAGGCCGTGGGATGAGCTGGGCCTCTTCCTCCTCTACGACGTGGCCCACAACATCGCCAAGTACGAGGTGTACGAGGTGGACGGTGCCGAACGGATGTTCCTCGTGCACCGCAAGGGCGCCACCAGGGCCTTCCCCGCAGGTCATCCCGCCCTCAGGGGCATCTTCCGCGAGGTGGGGCAGCCGATCCTCCTTCCCGGGGATATGAAGCGGGGGTCGTACGTCCTGCTCGGCACAGATCGGGCGCTCAAGGAGAGCTTCGGGAGCGTGGCCCACGGTGCGGGCCGGCAGATGAGCCGCCATGCGGCCAAGAAGGCGTTTGGCTTCAAGGAGATGCAGGAGGACCTCGCCCGCGAGGAGATCCGCCTCTATGCGGTGGACAGAAGGCGGGCCCAGGAGGAGGCACCGGGGGCCTACAAGGACGTGGATGCGGTGGTGAAGCCCCTCGTGGGGGAGGGTCTCGCGGTGCCGGTGGTCCGCACCCGGCCCCTCCTGGTGATCAAGGGGTAG
- the amrB gene encoding AmmeMemoRadiSam system protein B yields MKVRERMLPPGWYPDEKEEVLEEIAGWKRLERRLPTPAVACIVPHAGWYFSGELAFMGIRSLDPEAEVVAVVGGHLSERSPLLYMPEDGLSTPLGDLPVERPLVEALREHVPTEPDVYPDNTVEIQLPLVKYCFPHASVVGLRCPPLLEVAERTARVLYDYGKETGKKLVVIGSTDLTHYGPQYGFTPVGVGRQAEEWVRFSNDQAIIEAFISLDTARALDLALTRSAACSCGGAAVAMEYARLCGREKGTLLAYMQSSEKHPSRSFVGYAAVAF; encoded by the coding sequence ATGAAAGTGAGGGAGAGGATGCTTCCTCCGGGCTGGTACCCCGACGAAAAGGAGGAAGTGCTGGAGGAGATCGCGGGGTGGAAGCGTCTCGAGCGGCGTCTTCCTACCCCTGCAGTGGCCTGTATCGTACCACACGCGGGGTGGTACTTCTCGGGAGAGCTCGCCTTCATGGGGATACGGAGCCTCGATCCCGAGGCGGAGGTGGTGGCCGTGGTGGGGGGACATCTCTCGGAACGTTCGCCTCTACTCTACATGCCCGAGGACGGACTCTCCACTCCGTTGGGTGACCTCCCGGTGGAACGGCCGCTCGTGGAGGCCCTCCGGGAGCACGTGCCCACCGAGCCCGATGTGTACCCCGACAACACGGTGGAGATCCAGCTTCCCCTCGTGAAGTACTGCTTCCCCCACGCGAGTGTGGTGGGCCTCCGGTGTCCGCCCCTCCTCGAGGTGGCCGAGCGCACCGCCCGGGTCCTCTACGACTACGGCAAGGAGACGGGGAAGAAGCTTGTGGTCATAGGTTCCACCGACCTCACCCACTACGGCCCCCAGTACGGGTTCACCCCGGTGGGGGTGGGAAGGCAGGCCGAGGAGTGGGTGCGGTTCTCCAACGACCAGGCCATCATCGAGGCCTTCATCTCGCTCGACACCGCGCGCGCCCTCGATCTCGCCCTCACCCGCTCGGCGGCCTGTTCGTGCGGCGGTGCGGCGGTGGCCATGGAGTACGCCCGGCTGTGCGGGAGGGAGAAGGGCACCCTCCTCGCCTACATGCAGAGCTCGGAGAAGCATCCCTCCCGCTCCTTCGTAGGATACGCGGCGGTGGCGTTCTAG